The following nucleotide sequence is from Tardiphaga sp. 709.
GGCGGATGCCATGTCCGAGATCGCCGGCCACGATCCGCGTGCCGACCTTGATCGACAGGCTGAAGACATGTTTCGTCGCAAGCTGCGGTGTCGTCATGATGTCATCCAATCATCCGCATCGGCAGCCAGGTGGCAATTAGCGGGAACAGGATCAGCAGCACGAGACGGATCAGGTCGGTAACCACAAATGGCAGCACGCCTTTGAATATCGTCGACATGCTGACGTCCTTGATCACACTCTTGATGACGAAGACGTTCATACCGACCGGCGGGTGAATCAGGCCGAGTTCGACGGTCATAACGATGACGATGCCGAACCAGATCGGATCGAAACCAAGCGCCATGATCACCGGAAACACGATCGGCACGGTGAGGATCACCATGGCCATGGCATCCATCAGGCAGCCCAGCACCAGATACATCAGGAGGATCAGCGCGAGCACGCCATAGGGGCCGATGCCCAAACCGGTAAGGAATTCAGTGACGTGCTGCGGCGTCTGCGTAATGGTGAGGAAATAACCGAAACACAGCGCGCCTATCAGCACAGTGAAGACAGCCGCTGCGGTGCGCGTCGCCTGCAACAGCGATTGCAGGATGCCGTCCTTGTTCAGCTTGCCGCGCAGCACGCCGATGATGAAGGCACCGACCGCGCCGACCGCACCGGCTTCGGTCGGGATGAAGAAGCCACCATAAAGGCCGCCAATCACGAAGACGAACAGCAACAACGGCGACCAGACATCGCGGATCGCCGCGGCGCGCTCACGCCATGACGCCTTCGGGCCAGCCGGCAAGAAGCCCGGCTTGACCACGCCGATGATCGCAATGGTGATCATGTGCATGACGATAGCGAGCAGGCCCGGCACGATGCCGGCGATGAACAGCTTGCCGATGTCCTGCTGGGTAATGATGCCGTAAACCGCCAGCACCGTGGACGGCGGCAGCATCGCACCGAGCGTGCCGCCCACGGCGATGACGCCGGTGGCGAAGCTCTGCGGATAATTGAAGCGCCGCATTTCCGGATAGGCAACGGCAGAGAATGTCGCGGCTGTCGCCACCGACGAGCCGGAGATCGCGGCAAAGCCGCCGCAGGCTGCGATGGTCGCGATGCCCAAGCCGCCCTTCCAGTGGCCGACAAAGGTGTTGGCGGCGCGAAACAGTTCACGGCTGATACCCGACACCGAGACGAAGGCACCCATCAGGAGGAACATCGGGATCACGCCAAAGGAATAGTCCGTCACCGTGCGCATGGTGGTCTGGCCGACCAGCTTGAGCGCTGGCGCAAAACCAGTGAGATAGCCAAAGCCCGTGATGCCCACGAGCCCCATCGCCATGCCCACCGGCACGCGCAACAGCATCAACACGAACAGGCTGACAAAGCCGATGACGGCAACCGCTTCGTTACTGAGATCCATGCGACTTACTCTGCCGTCTTGATTTCGGGTTCATGCATCTCTTCCGGATGGAAGATCAGCCGGTAGGTGCGGATCGCAATCAACAGCACCGCAGCGCCATCGCCGATCCATGACAACAGGAAGAACGGCCAGACCGGCAGTTGCAGATCCATGGTGACGATGTGGCTTGAATAAGTGTCCACGACCTTGTCGAACAGCGTGTAGGTCTGCACGGTCACGACGAAAAGCAGCACCAAGGTTGCGAACACGTCGATCCAGCGCTGATATTTCGGCGTGGCATTGGCCCAGACCAGATCGACGGTGATGTGTGCACCGCGATAGGACGTCGCGGCGATGCCCCAGAAGATTAGCACGCCAAGCATGAACTGGCCGATATTGTAGTAATCGGGGATTGTGACCGCGAAGAATTTGCGCATGAACACCGCGATGAAGGTGTTCAGTGCGACGATGCCGACAAAGAACGCGGCGATCCACTCGATGGAATCGATGAAGCGATCCATTACGTTCT
It contains:
- a CDS encoding TRAP transporter small permease, whose translation is MDRFIDSIEWIAAFFVGIVALNTFIAVFMRKFFAVTIPDYYNIGQFMLGVLIFWGIAATSYRGAHITVDLVWANATPKYQRWIDVFATLVLLFVVTVQTYTLFDKVVDTYSSHIVTMDLQLPVWPFFLLSWIGDGAAVLLIAIRTYRLIFHPEEMHEPEIKTAE
- a CDS encoding TRAP transporter large permease yields the protein MDLSNEAVAVIGFVSLFVLMLLRVPVGMAMGLVGITGFGYLTGFAPALKLVGQTTMRTVTDYSFGVIPMFLLMGAFVSVSGISRELFRAANTFVGHWKGGLGIATIAACGGFAAISGSSVATAATFSAVAYPEMRRFNYPQSFATGVIAVGGTLGAMLPPSTVLAVYGIITQQDIGKLFIAGIVPGLLAIVMHMITIAIIGVVKPGFLPAGPKASWRERAAAIRDVWSPLLLFVFVIGGLYGGFFIPTEAGAVGAVGAFIIGVLRGKLNKDGILQSLLQATRTAAAVFTVLIGALCFGYFLTITQTPQHVTEFLTGLGIGPYGVLALILLMYLVLGCLMDAMAMVILTVPIVFPVIMALGFDPIWFGIVIVMTVELGLIHPPVGMNVFVIKSVIKDVSMSTIFKGVLPFVVTDLIRLVLLILFPLIATWLPMRMIG